A genomic region of Vitreoscilla filiformis contains the following coding sequences:
- a CDS encoding class I SAM-dependent methyltransferase, translating into MPSLLNALRGKHLKARLTNPYDEFWDRRLGIETFGYVPKVGADHDPYVQVHYQPTPYGDVWRILRHLRLQPEDVYVDLGSGLGRTVFAAHRLGAGRAIGVDINGALVQQCRQRVTTPAIEFIESPAQHYPHVHTTVLFMFHPFGPGTLSDVLARLDDSLDHRPRRVRVAYMNPVHNDCLRQSRYLHQVEAWPPAYNRWTRSGHYAVTFWESRSELPSHA; encoded by the coding sequence ATGCCATCGCTGCTGAACGCCTTGCGCGGCAAACACCTGAAAGCACGGCTGACCAACCCTTACGATGAGTTCTGGGATCGGCGCTTGGGCATCGAAACCTTCGGTTATGTGCCCAAGGTTGGGGCCGACCACGACCCCTACGTCCAAGTGCATTACCAACCCACCCCTTACGGGGATGTGTGGCGCATTCTTCGCCACCTGCGCTTGCAGCCGGAAGACGTGTACGTCGATTTGGGCAGTGGTTTAGGGCGCACCGTTTTTGCGGCGCACCGCTTGGGCGCGGGCCGTGCCATTGGCGTGGACATCAACGGAGCGTTGGTGCAGCAGTGTCGCCAGCGTGTCACCACCCCGGCCATTGAGTTCATCGAATCGCCGGCCCAACACTACCCGCATGTCCACACCACGGTGTTGTTCATGTTCCACCCGTTTGGCCCCGGCACCCTGTCCGATGTGCTGGCCCGGTTGGACGACTCGCTGGATCACCGCCCGCGCCGTGTGCGGGTGGCGTACATGAACCCGGTACATAACGACTGCCTGCGCCAGTCGCGTTACCTGCACCAAGTGGAAGCCTGGCCCCCCGCGTACAACCGTTGGACCCGTTCGGGCCACTATGCGGTCACGTTCTGGGAATCGCGCTCAGAACTGCCATCGCACGCCTAA
- a CDS encoding TonB-dependent receptor: protein MAWAVQACLMTLSGHVWAEEAVPSVDIIGTAPLPGQGVDRAALPYTTHVLRRADLDAAQALNLSELLAQQVPGVQINDIQGSPFQGDVSYHGHRASGLLGAAQGLSVYLDGVRINEPFGDVVNWDMVPEFALQSVSLVPGANPAFGLNTLGGALALRTASGVTAPGTRVEASAGRFGRRQLSLSHGGSNEDGWHHYVALSGFQEDGWRDHSAGHLGTVFAKLGRAFAHDEFTLSLLAGRSRLVGNGLIPLDTFDEDGQRQPDVGANQRSAVYTHPDETRNRMLQLSAEWRHDMDARTRLEALAWYRHSDRHTVNGDLADDEEEEGGGTEADEPAARASLNRTATRQHAVGVSVGVSGRQAAHQWQVGFTWDQSRTHYDQTEQAGELDATRGVVALNEPVEPSARVAGRQQNVGFYAGDTWALTPRTHLTGGLRWQHASVSNQLSTADEDSGQLAAQPRERFDYRSVNPALGLSHRFEAGWTLFGQWARNTRVPTVIELGCADPAQPCRLPAGLQSDPYLRPVRATTTEVGMRFGPLSASAQGWRGAVSVFRNDNRDDILFRSVSVNGQLGYFQNFALTRYQGWDWSLGHRAAQWDARLAYSQLHASYQAHGVLRMGDRNVTIRPGTEMAGVPRHTLKASVDWLGWASWRLGLDVQAFSRRGVNGNEDGRLSDDATASQRLSLPGYALLHARASWHPAPTVEVFGSVRNLLNRTYASFGTLAATHFDAQGQWSDEERDALFVAPGAPRSVTLGVRWQF from the coding sequence ATGGCCTGGGCAGTTCAAGCCTGTTTGATGACCCTGAGCGGGCATGTCTGGGCGGAAGAAGCCGTGCCCTCGGTCGACATCATCGGCACTGCCCCTTTGCCCGGGCAAGGGGTGGATCGTGCCGCGCTGCCCTACACCACCCACGTTTTACGCCGGGCCGATCTGGACGCCGCTCAAGCCCTCAACCTGAGTGAGCTGCTGGCCCAACAGGTGCCGGGGGTGCAGATCAACGACATCCAGGGCAGCCCCTTTCAGGGTGACGTGAGTTACCACGGCCACCGGGCTTCGGGTTTGTTGGGCGCGGCGCAAGGGCTGTCGGTGTACCTCGATGGCGTGCGCATCAACGAACCCTTCGGTGATGTGGTGAATTGGGACATGGTGCCGGAGTTCGCCCTGCAATCGGTCAGCTTGGTGCCCGGGGCCAACCCGGCATTTGGTTTGAACACCCTGGGGGGCGCACTGGCGCTGCGCACCGCCAGCGGTGTGACCGCCCCGGGGACGCGGGTCGAAGCTTCGGCGGGCCGTTTTGGCCGGCGCCAACTGTCGCTGTCCCACGGCGGCAGCAACGAGGACGGATGGCACCACTACGTCGCCCTTTCGGGCTTTCAGGAGGACGGGTGGCGGGATCATTCCGCCGGTCACTTGGGCACCGTGTTCGCCAAACTCGGGCGGGCCTTCGCGCATGACGAGTTCACCCTGAGCCTGTTGGCCGGGCGCAGCCGCTTGGTGGGCAACGGGTTGATTCCGCTGGATACCTTCGATGAAGATGGCCAGCGTCAGCCCGATGTGGGAGCGAACCAACGCAGCGCCGTTTACACCCACCCCGACGAAACCCGCAACCGCATGTTGCAACTCAGCGCCGAGTGGCGCCACGACATGGACGCCCGCACGCGCTTGGAGGCCCTGGCTTGGTATCGCCACAGTGACCGCCACACCGTCAACGGAGATTTGGCCGATGACGAGGAAGAAGAAGGTGGCGGCACTGAGGCCGACGAACCCGCTGCTCGCGCCAGCCTGAACCGCACCGCCACACGCCAGCATGCGGTGGGGGTGAGTGTGGGCGTGTCCGGACGGCAAGCGGCCCATCAGTGGCAAGTGGGCTTCACCTGGGATCAATCGCGCACCCACTACGACCAAACCGAACAAGCCGGCGAGCTGGACGCGACGCGTGGGGTGGTCGCGCTGAACGAACCGGTTGAACCCAGCGCCCGCGTCGCCGGACGGCAGCAGAACGTGGGGTTCTATGCCGGTGACACTTGGGCGCTGACCCCACGCACCCACCTGACAGGTGGGCTGCGCTGGCAACACGCCAGCGTGAGCAACCAGCTTTCGACAGCCGATGAGGACAGCGGCCAGTTGGCAGCGCAGCCGCGTGAACGGTTTGATTACCGCAGCGTCAATCCGGCGCTCGGGCTGTCCCATCGGTTTGAAGCGGGTTGGACGTTGTTCGGCCAATGGGCTCGCAACACCCGTGTGCCCACGGTGATTGAGCTGGGCTGCGCCGATCCGGCACAACCGTGCCGCCTGCCTGCCGGGCTGCAATCCGACCCCTACCTGCGTCCTGTGCGTGCCACCACCACCGAGGTGGGGATGCGGTTCGGGCCGCTGTCCGCGTCGGCGCAGGGGTGGCGCGGGGCCGTGTCCGTGTTTCGCAACGACAACCGGGACGACATTTTGTTCCGCAGCGTCAGCGTCAATGGCCAGTTGGGGTACTTCCAAAACTTTGCCCTCACACGCTACCAAGGCTGGGATTGGAGCCTGGGTCATCGCGCTGCGCAGTGGGACGCCCGCCTGGCCTACAGCCAATTGCACGCCAGTTACCAAGCCCATGGCGTGCTGCGCATGGGGGATCGCAACGTGACGATCCGCCCAGGCACCGAAATGGCGGGGGTTCCGCGCCACACCCTCAAAGCGTCGGTGGATTGGCTGGGGTGGGCTTCGTGGCGTTTGGGGTTGGATGTGCAGGCGTTTTCGCGTCGGGGCGTCAATGGCAACGAGGACGGGCGTTTGAGTGACGATGCCACCGCGTCGCAGCGGCTGTCCTTGCCGGGTTACGCGCTGCTGCACGCTCGGGCCAGTTGGCACCCCGCGCCAACGGTCGAGGTGTTCGGCAGTGTGCGCAACCTCCTGAATCGGACGTACGCCAGTTTCGGCACCTTGGCAGCCACCCACTTTGATGCCCAAGGCCAATGGAGCGACGAAGAACGCGACGCGCTGTTCGTGGCCCCCGGTGCGCCGCGCTCCGTGACGTTAGGCGTGCGATGGCAGTTCTGA
- a CDS encoding NUDIX hydrolase, producing the protein MPRPPVHCATMLNERTIRYCRACGAAVHYVVPEDDNRPRATCTVCATVHYENPLNVVGTVCTWEDRVLLCRRNIEPRRGLWTLPAGFMELGETTAQGALRETEEEAGALVTLDGLFAVLNLAQVGQVHLFYRGQMQSPQLNPGPETQEARLFREDEIPWDELAFRTVQHTLRRYFADRHTGQFGVHTIDIE; encoded by the coding sequence ATGCCACGCCCACCGGTACACTGCGCCACCATGCTGAACGAGCGCACCATCCGATATTGCCGGGCCTGTGGCGCGGCCGTCCACTACGTCGTTCCTGAGGACGACAACCGGCCACGTGCCACCTGCACCGTCTGCGCGACGGTTCATTACGAGAACCCGCTCAACGTCGTCGGTACCGTCTGCACCTGGGAGGATCGGGTGCTGCTGTGTCGCCGCAACATCGAGCCCCGGCGCGGCCTGTGGACGCTGCCAGCGGGCTTCATGGAGCTGGGTGAAACGACGGCCCAAGGGGCTCTGCGCGAAACAGAAGAAGAGGCCGGCGCCCTCGTGACGCTGGACGGCTTGTTTGCCGTGCTCAATCTGGCCCAGGTGGGCCAGGTGCATTTGTTCTACCGGGGCCAGATGCAGTCGCCACAACTCAACCCAGGGCCGGAAACGCAAGAAGCACGCTTGTTCCGCGAGGATGAAATTCCTTGGGATGAACTGGCGTTTCGCACCGTTCAACACACACTGCGGCGTTATTTTGCGGATCGTCACACGGGCCAGTTCGGTGTCCACACGATTGACATTGAATGA
- a CDS encoding fumarylacetoacetate hydrolase family protein, whose translation MGEIASVFPPPAPTWVPTTDGRQCPVHRVYCVGRNYAEHAIEMGATGREPPFFFLKPADAVVVVPAGTLGHIDYPSLTVNLHHEVELVVMIGRGGRDIPVEQAAQHIWGYAIGLDMTRRDLQNDMKKQGRPWDIGKAYEQSAPIGPVHPVAQTGELRRGAITLSVNDEPRQRGDVADLIWNVNETIAALSRAWTLQPGDLIYTGTPAGVGAVAPGDVMTARIAGLGELRVAVAPRAL comes from the coding sequence ATGGGTGAAATCGCCAGCGTTTTCCCACCACCCGCACCCACCTGGGTGCCTACCACGGATGGGCGGCAATGCCCGGTGCATCGCGTGTACTGCGTCGGGCGCAACTATGCCGAACACGCCATCGAAATGGGGGCCACGGGGCGTGAGCCGCCGTTCTTCTTCCTGAAACCCGCCGATGCCGTGGTTGTGGTGCCCGCTGGCACCCTCGGCCACATCGACTATCCCAGCCTGACGGTCAACCTGCACCACGAAGTCGAGCTGGTGGTGATGATCGGGCGGGGCGGGCGGGACATTCCCGTCGAACAAGCGGCCCAGCACATCTGGGGCTACGCCATCGGCCTGGACATGACGCGCCGCGACCTGCAAAACGACATGAAAAAACAAGGCCGCCCGTGGGACATCGGCAAAGCCTACGAGCAATCCGCCCCCATTGGCCCGGTGCATCCCGTGGCGCAGACCGGAGAGTTGCGGCGCGGGGCCATCACCCTGTCGGTGAACGATGAACCGCGCCAGCGGGGCGATGTGGCCGATTTGATTTGGAACGTCAACGAAACCATCGCCGCACTCAGCCGCGCTTGGACGTTGCAGCCCGGCGATCTGATTTACACCGGCACCCCCGCCGGTGTGGGGGCCGTCGCGCCAGGGGATGTGATGACGGCCCGCATTGCGGGCC